From Pyrenophora tritici-repentis strain M4 chromosome 1, whole genome shotgun sequence, the proteins below share one genomic window:
- a CDS encoding Tas, oxidoreductase (related to aryl-alcohol dehydrogenase), with translation MAEKKMEYVNLGRSGLKVSKVILGAMSYGSSKWQPWVLEEAESLPLLEHAYKCGINTWDTADIYSHGLSEKIVGKALKQYNIPRNKVVILSKCYFGVVEDDVSVQIAGVSVNDGDMVNSVGLSRKHIFDAVEKSVERLGTYIDVLQIHRLDRGTPREEIMKALNDVIEKGWVRYIGASSMAAWEFQTLQNIAEKNGWHKFISMQNYYNLIYREEEREMIHTVKTQASA, from the exons ATGGCTGAGAAGAAGATGGAATACGTCAA CTTGGGCAGGTCTGGCCTCAAAGTCTCAAAGGTCATCTTGGGCGCCATGAGCTATGGCAGCTCCAAATGGCAACCATGGGTCTTGGAAGAAGCTGAAAGCTTGCCTCTTCTCGAGCATGCCTACAAGTGCGGTATTAACACGTGGGATACT GCCGACATCTACTCCCACGGCCTATCCGAGAAGATTGTGGGAAAGGCATTGAAGCAGTACAACATCCCGCGAAACAAGGTCGTCATTCTTTCGAAATGCTACTTCGGCGTTGTCGAAGACGATGTCAGCGTCCAAATCGCAGGCGTATCCGTCAACGACGGCGACATGGTCAACAGTGTTGGTCTAAGCCGCAAGCACATTTTTGACGCAGTAGAGAAGAGCGTGGAGAGACTGGGCACATACATTGACGTTCTACAAATCCACCGTCTGGATCGCGGCACACCGAGAGAGGAGATCATGAAGGCATTGAACGATGTCATCGAAAAGGGCTGGGTGCGATACATTGGAGCCAGTTCTATGGCGGCATGGGAGTTCCAAACGCTGCAGAACATTGCCGAGAAGAACGGCTGGCACAAGTTCATCTCCATGCAAAACTACTACAACCTCATCTACCGCGAAGAAGAGCGAGAAATG ATCCATACTGTCAAGACACAGGCGTCGGCTTGA
- a CDS encoding ARA1, Aldo-keto reductase, related to diketogulonate reductase codes for MACIATAWTIKKGVCPIIGLSSKERIEEAVQNSKFNLSDEDAKYLEEIYAPKFRQGF; via the coding sequence ATGGCATGTATTGCAACGGCTTGGACCATCAAGAAGGGAGTCTGCCCGATCATTGGATTGAGCAGCAAGGAAAGGATTGAAGAGGCTGTGCAGAACAGCAAGTTCAACCTTAGTGATGAGGACGCAAAGTATCTTGAGGAGATATATGCACCAAAGTTTAGGCAGGGCTTTTAG